The following are encoded in a window of Paenibacillus polymyxa genomic DNA:
- a CDS encoding U32 family peptidase translates to MKSAVRREDVELLAPAGDWDCMRAAVANGADAIFFGVEKFNARARANNFRMEELPEIMAFLHSYGVKGFLTFNILVFENELEDAKELVDACIDAGVDALIVQDMGLVKMIRDISPDFPIHGSTQMTITSPEAVEFTKPYNMERVVLGRENNLKQIQKIGDQARLPMEVFVHGALCVSYSGQCLTSEMWGGRSANRGECAQACRLPYDLMVDGEQKPMADVTYLLSPKDLAAIDLMPELIDAGVVSFKIEGRLKTPEYVANVVSKYRKAIDKYFDGDTSKTSKEDIRELQQSFSRGFTHGFLEGTNNKKLVDGTFPKSRGVYLGRVEQILRDGVVCRIDAPLKRGDGIVFDAGDPTQKEEGGRVYDIRRKGVKIEGEAGEGWIIDIVAGRNDVDLRRVHVGDRIWKTNDPALDKRLRQSYDTDKPYRVFPVHVRVSGSPGQPLSTWWTDVQKGTTVRVDSELELEIAQKRPMTHELLEEQFGRLGGTVFQLEELDVHLHGDVIVPMRELNGIRRQAVELLAGERPKPPVYTKRAVEVYDDASTPASSVARGQAELTALCRSLPQVEAALEAGVEFIYADFEFIKQFPAAVEAVHAAGRRIALATPRIHMPGENGYHNNILRLKPDAVLVRNPGALYFYLRHRLENPDAHHPQLIGDFSLNIANHKAADLFLDSGCDLVTPSYDLNIQQMVDMLRRTRTDKLEIVIQQHMPMFHTEHCVYCTFMSEGTDYTNCGRPCEDHRASLRDRIGMSHPVRVDEGCRNTVYNAIEQSGAEYLSNFLELGVSRYRVEFLEETPEQVHEVIDLYNRALRGEISGTQVWKTLKATNQLGVTRGQLVK, encoded by the coding sequence ATGAAATCAGCAGTACGAAGAGAAGATGTCGAGCTTCTGGCACCAGCCGGTGACTGGGATTGTATGCGTGCGGCGGTGGCAAACGGGGCTGATGCGATCTTTTTCGGGGTGGAAAAGTTTAATGCACGAGCACGGGCGAATAATTTTCGCATGGAGGAACTGCCTGAAATTATGGCGTTTTTGCATAGCTATGGGGTTAAAGGTTTTTTAACATTCAATATATTGGTATTTGAAAACGAGTTGGAGGACGCTAAGGAGCTGGTCGATGCCTGTATTGATGCTGGAGTCGATGCCTTAATTGTCCAGGATATGGGCCTGGTGAAAATGATCCGCGACATTTCACCGGATTTTCCGATTCATGGTTCTACCCAAATGACGATTACCTCGCCGGAAGCGGTAGAGTTTACAAAACCGTACAATATGGAACGGGTCGTGCTTGGACGCGAAAACAACCTGAAACAGATCCAAAAAATAGGGGATCAGGCGAGACTTCCAATGGAGGTATTCGTACATGGAGCGTTATGCGTATCTTATTCTGGCCAATGCCTGACTTCAGAAATGTGGGGCGGCCGCTCTGCTAACCGTGGTGAGTGTGCACAGGCATGTCGTTTGCCTTACGATCTGATGGTAGATGGAGAGCAGAAACCAATGGCAGATGTGACGTATCTGCTGTCACCTAAGGATCTGGCAGCGATCGACTTGATGCCTGAACTGATCGACGCGGGTGTTGTTTCTTTTAAAATTGAAGGACGATTGAAAACACCTGAATATGTGGCGAATGTGGTCAGCAAGTATCGCAAGGCCATTGATAAGTATTTTGATGGCGATACGTCCAAGACCAGCAAAGAAGATATTCGCGAGCTGCAGCAGAGCTTTTCACGCGGCTTTACGCACGGTTTTCTCGAAGGGACCAATAACAAGAAGCTGGTTGACGGTACGTTCCCGAAAAGCCGGGGGGTGTATCTGGGCCGAGTGGAACAAATCCTTCGTGATGGCGTAGTGTGCCGTATTGATGCCCCACTCAAGCGTGGCGATGGGATTGTATTCGATGCGGGAGATCCCACGCAAAAAGAAGAAGGCGGACGCGTATACGATATCCGCCGCAAGGGCGTGAAGATTGAAGGCGAAGCCGGAGAAGGCTGGATCATCGACATCGTAGCGGGACGCAACGATGTGGATCTGCGCCGTGTGCACGTGGGCGACCGCATTTGGAAAACCAACGACCCAGCGCTGGACAAACGTCTGCGCCAGTCGTACGACACCGACAAGCCGTACCGGGTCTTCCCGGTACATGTGCGGGTCAGCGGCTCTCCAGGGCAACCGCTGTCGACATGGTGGACCGACGTGCAGAAAGGCACAACGGTCCGCGTGGACTCCGAGCTGGAGCTCGAAATTGCCCAGAAGCGTCCGATGACGCATGAACTGCTCGAAGAGCAGTTCGGCCGACTGGGCGGAACGGTGTTCCAGCTGGAAGAGCTGGACGTCCATCTGCATGGGGACGTCATCGTGCCGATGCGCGAGCTGAACGGTATCCGCCGCCAGGCGGTGGAACTGCTCGCGGGCGAGCGCCCCAAACCGCCCGTGTACACGAAACGGGCGGTCGAGGTGTATGACGATGCATCGACTCCGGCATCGTCTGTGGCACGCGGTCAGGCAGAGCTGACCGCGTTGTGCCGCAGCCTCCCTCAGGTGGAGGCTGCGCTCGAGGCCGGCGTGGAATTCATCTACGCCGACTTCGAGTTCATCAAGCAATTCCCGGCAGCCGTAGAGGCTGTGCACGCTGCAGGCCGTCGAATTGCGCTGGCGACCCCGCGTATTCACATGCCGGGTGAAAATGGCTACCACAACAACATCCTGCGCTTGAAGCCGGATGCTGTGTTGGTACGCAATCCAGGGGCACTGTATTTCTACTTGCGACATCGGTTGGAGAACCCGGACGCACATCACCCGCAATTGATTGGTGACTTCTCGCTGAACATAGCCAACCATAAAGCGGCTGATCTGTTCCTGGATTCCGGCTGCGACCTGGTTACGCCTTCGTACGATCTGAACATTCAGCAAATGGTCGATATGCTCAGACGTACACGTACTGATAAGCTGGAGATCGTGATCCAGCAGCATATGCCAATGTTCCATACTGAACATTGCGTATACTGTACCTTTATGAGTGAAGGCACCGACTACACTAACTGTGGACGTCCATGTGAGGACCATCGCGCATCCCTGCGTGATCGAATTGGTATGTCTCATCCGGTCCGTGTGGACGAAGGCTGCCGCAACACGGTATACAACGCGATTGAGCAATCCGGCGCGGAATATCTGTCCAACTTCCTGGAGCTGGGCGTGTCCCGTTACCGCGTGGAATTTTTGGAGGAGACACCGGAGCAAGTGCATGAGGTTATTGATCTCTATAACCGTGCCCTGCGCGGAGAAATCAGTGGAACACAAGTATGGAAGACGCTGAAAGCGACGAATCAGTTGGGTGTTACACGTGGGCAGCTGGTGAAGTAA
- a CDS encoding GNAT family N-acetyltransferase, which yields MITLKAVDKHNWEACAELKPTPEQKRFMVSNLFSIAECQFLDGFLSKVIYNDDELIGFTMYGLDPDDGNYWVYRFMIDERFQGQGYGYNAMLLVIDEIRKATDRTDVIMIGYKPDNELARKLYSKTGFREKGISPWGEMLAKYRFA from the coding sequence ATGATTACGCTAAAAGCAGTCGACAAACATAATTGGGAAGCATGTGCCGAACTTAAACCGACACCTGAGCAAAAAAGATTTATGGTATCTAACCTTTTTTCGATTGCGGAGTGTCAGTTTTTAGATGGATTTTTATCTAAAGTAATTTATAATGATGACGAATTAATTGGTTTTACAATGTATGGTTTAGACCCGGATGACGGAAATTACTGGGTTTACCGATTTATGATTGACGAAAGATTTCAAGGTCAAGGTTATGGCTACAATGCGATGTTACTGGTTATCGATGAAATAAGGAAAGCCACTGATAGGACGGATGTTATCATGATTGGGTATAAACCAGACAATGAACTAGCTAGAAAGCTATATAGTAAAACAGGCTTCAGGGAGAAGGGAATATCACCCTGGGGAGAAATGCTTGCGAAGTATAGGTTTGCCTAG